GTGGGTCTTTGAACTCTTCGGCCACGAGGACGTCCGGCTGCTCGACGGCGGCCGGGACAAGTGGATCGCCGAGGGCCGTGCCATCACCACGGACAAGCCCGCCATCACCCCCGGCGAGTACCCCGTCGTCGAACGTAACGACGCCCCGATCCGCGCCTTCAAAGAAGACGTCCTGGCCCACTTCGGCAAGCCGCTGATCGACGTCCGCTCCACCGAGGAGTACACCGGCCAGCGCACCCACATGCCCGCCTACCCCGAGGAAGGCGCCCTGCGCGGCGGGCACATCCCCACCGCGGCCTCCATCCCCTGGGCCCGGGCGGCTGCCGAGGACGGCACCTACCGGACCCGCCCCGAACTCGAGGCGCTGTACCTCGGCGAGGCCGGCCTCAAGGAGGGCGACGACGTCGTCGCGTACTGCCGCATCGGCGAACGTTCCAGCCACACCTGGTTCGCGCTCAAGTATCTGTTGGGCTTCGACTCGGTCCGCAACTACGACGGATCCTGGACCGAATGGGGCAACGCCGTCCGCGTCCCGATCGTCAAGGGTGCCGACCGCGGCACGGTACCGGCCGCCAGGTAGGCCAGCGCGTCAGCGGACGCCGATCGGGACACAAGCGGCGCGCGTGCGTAAGCTGGAAGAGATGAATACTCCTGCCCTCCCCACCGCACTGGCGGAAATTGTTGATGACTTCCAGGCCGTCACCGAGCCCGAACGGCTCCAGCTGCTGCTTGAGTTCTCCCGGGAGCTCCCGGAGCTCCCGGACCGGCTCAAGGACCACCCTGAACTGATGGAGCAGGTGGTGGAGTGCCAGTCACCGCTGTTCCTGACCATTGAAACGGAACAGTCCGACGGCGGCACGGCCGACACCGTCCGGCTCTTCTTCAAGGCACCCCCCGAAGCCCCCACCACCCGCGGCTTCGCGGGCGTGCTGCACGAGGGCCTCGACGGTCTGAGCCCGGCCGAAATCCTGGCCGTCCCGGACGACATGCCGGAGCTGCTGGGCCTCACCCGGGCCATCACCCCGCTCCGGATGCGCGGGATGACCGCCATGCTGGGCCGGATCAAACGCAAGGTTGCCGCCCTCCCCCAGCAGCCCTGACAGGCGCCCGGACACCCCGAGTATCGGAACAGAATGGCACGCAAGCAGGCGTCACAGGGAACCCCGGCCACCGCAGCACTGGCGGCCGCCGGGGTTCCCTTCGTCGCGCACCCCTACAGCCATGACCCGGCGGCCGCCAGCTACGGGCTGGAAGCTGCGGAGGTGCTCGGCATCGATCCGGCCCGGGTGTTCAAAACCCTGATGGTCGACGTCGACGGCCGGCTTGCCGTCGGCGTCGTGCCGGTGAGCGGCAACCTGGACCTCAAGGCGATGGCGGCGGCGCTGGGGGGCAAAAAGGCGGCGATGGCGGACCCGGCGGTGGCACAGCGCCGCACCGGCTATGTGCTTGGTGGCATCTCACCGCTCGGGCAGCGCCAGCCCTCCCCCACGGTTGTGGATGACAGCGCACTGGGCCTGGACACGATTCTGGTGTCGGGCGGGCGGCGCGGCCTGGACCTCGAGCTGAGCCCGGCCGAACTGATCCGGCTCACCGACGCCCGCACGGCACGGATCGGCACCGGCAGGAACTAGACGGGCTCCGGATTCGGCTGGCCCGGGTTCGGGCGGGGCGCGAGCTGCTGCCCCAGCCAGGCCGTGACCAGCCGCTCCCAGCGCTCTGGATCCACGTTCCATTCCTTGGTGTGCCGGGCGCGGCCGAAGGTCTCGAAGGTGACCATCTCCGGGTTCTTCTCGGCCAGGGCAGCGGACGGGCCGTAGGGGACATATTCGTCGTCCACGCTGTGGATGATCAGCGTCGGCGTCCGCAGCTCCACCGCGCGGGAAACCCAGTCCATCGCTTTCAGGTCCACCGGCGCGGCGAGGCCGGTCAGCCGGCGCCCCAGCTTGTGGCTCATCATCAGCTGCCCGTACCGGCCCACCGCGGAGGGGATCCGGTTGAGTTCGGCGTGGTGTGCCAGCACGTTCACCCAGTTGATGACCGGGGCGTCCAGCACCATGGCCCGGATCAGGGGGTGGTAGCGGGACAAGTCCGCGGTCTGGAGGCAGATGGCCCCGCCCATGGACCAGCCAAGAAGCACCACTTCGCGGGCGCCGTGTTCCAGGGCAAAGCCGATGGCCGCCTCGACGTCGAGCCACTCGGTGGAGCCCAGGCCGTAACGCCCGTCCTGTGCCGAGGGGGCCATGCCGTCATTGCGGTAGGAGATCAGCAGGCTGGACATGCCCAGTTCCAGGGAGGTCCGGACCGCCCGGAGGCATTCCTGCCGGCTCGCTCCCCTGCCGTGCACCATGATGGCCCAGATGCCCGACTCCTGCGGGGCCCGGACCAGCCACGCTGGAGCGGTCCCGCCGTCGACGTCGATGTCCACGTCTTCCGCGGGCAGGCCGATGCTGGCCGGGTCCGGGTAGGCGGCGCCGCTCCAGTAGCCCCGGCGCGCCGTGCTGAGGTCGCCGCTGTAGACGGCCTCGACCTCCCGCTGCACGGTGCGCTCCGCCGGCGAATACGACACGATCCGGCCGATCCGGGCGTGTCCCCGGCCGCCGTCGAAGAACAATCCATAGACGCCCTCGACCGTGGCCTCCGGTGTGGCGGCCAGGATGACCTCCAGCCCGTGCCCGCCCCGGATGACGGCGAGGACTTCCTGGTCCTCCTCCTTGACCCGGGCGGGAGTAATCACGCGGCGCGCGAAATACAGGGCCAGGGCAGAGGAACCGGCAGCCAGCAGGCCGGCCGCAGCACTGCCGCCAATGATGCCGCCGAGCGCCCATTTGGCGCCGCCCTTGACCGAAACTTCGGCCGCGGGAGCAGCCGC
This DNA window, taken from Pseudarthrobacter sp. ATCC 49987, encodes the following:
- a CDS encoding alpha/beta hydrolase family protein produces the protein MASSPRLLPDPRRISTARGQAALAAAAPAAEVSVKGGAKWALGGIIGGSAAAGLLAAGSSALALYFARRVITPARVKEEDQEVLAVIRGGHGLEVILAATPEATVEGVYGLFFDGGRGHARIGRIVSYSPAERTVQREVEAVYSGDLSTARRGYWSGAAYPDPASIGLPAEDVDIDVDGGTAPAWLVRAPQESGIWAIMVHGRGASRQECLRAVRTSLELGMSSLLISYRNDGMAPSAQDGRYGLGSTEWLDVEAAIGFALEHGAREVVLLGWSMGGAICLQTADLSRYHPLIRAMVLDAPVINWVNVLAHHAELNRIPSAVGRYGQLMMSHKLGRRLTGLAAPVDLKAMDWVSRAVELRTPTLIIHSVDDEYVPYGPSAALAEKNPEMVTFETFGRARHTKEWNVDPERWERLVTAWLGQQLAPRPNPGQPNPEPV
- a CDS encoding SufE family protein → MNTPALPTALAEIVDDFQAVTEPERLQLLLEFSRELPELPDRLKDHPELMEQVVECQSPLFLTIETEQSDGGTADTVRLFFKAPPEAPTTRGFAGVLHEGLDGLSPAEILAVPDDMPELLGLTRAITPLRMRGMTAMLGRIKRKVAALPQQP
- a CDS encoding sulfurtransferase, whose protein sequence is MPYPVEQNEKFAAYAHPERLVSTEWLAAAIDSGALTDGKLVVVESDEDVLLYEVGHIPGAVKVDWHTDLNDEVTRDYVDGAAFAALAAAKGISRDSTVVIYGDKSNWWATYALWVFELFGHEDVRLLDGGRDKWIAEGRAITTDKPAITPGEYPVVERNDAPIRAFKEDVLAHFGKPLIDVRSTEEYTGQRTHMPAYPEEGALRGGHIPTAASIPWARAAAEDGTYRTRPELEALYLGEAGLKEGDDVVAYCRIGERSSHTWFALKYLLGFDSVRNYDGSWTEWGNAVRVPIVKGADRGTVPAAR
- the ybaK gene encoding Cys-tRNA(Pro) deacylase, with product MARKQASQGTPATAALAAAGVPFVAHPYSHDPAAASYGLEAAEVLGIDPARVFKTLMVDVDGRLAVGVVPVSGNLDLKAMAAALGGKKAAMADPAVAQRRTGYVLGGISPLGQRQPSPTVVDDSALGLDTILVSGGRRGLDLELSPAELIRLTDARTARIGTGRN